One Kitasatospora sp. NBC_01266 genomic window carries:
- a CDS encoding DUF6011 domain-containing protein: MRAELVESQGPEPLLPGLAAEERLVARVTCRGCGRLLHDPESRMLRLGPGCRHTGEPVRRHVVEQDALPGL, encoded by the coding sequence ATGCGTGCGGAACTGGTGGAGTCACAGGGGCCCGAGCCGCTGCTGCCCGGCCTGGCGGCCGAGGAGCGGCTGGTGGCGCGGGTCACCTGTCGTGGGTGCGGGCGGCTGCTGCACGACCCCGAATCGCGGATGCTCCGGCTGGGCCCGGGCTGCCGCCACACCGGCGAGCCGGTGCGGCGGCATGTGGTGGAGCAGGACGCGCTGCCGGGTCTGTGA
- a CDS encoding serine hydrolase domain-containing protein — protein sequence MRRAPARRLATALLALSTLAPLALAAPQAQAAPPAAAVSTADPYADDCPHGFDPELTARLDKAIAQAQQEANVPGVTVGLWFPGRGSYIRSTGVADTATDAPMKPYLNMRIGSETKTFTATAVLELVDEGLVKLDDPISAYLDGVPDGDHITIREMAEMRSGLFSYSADPGFVQAFLSDPTRPFTPQELLGYAFRNPNVFPPGTQFQYSNTNYILLGLLVEKLGRMPLADFIQQHVTGPSHLGRTFLPQGAEFPKPHAHGYTNQTLTGEIADTTHWNPSWGWAAGAMISDLHDLHHWAKDVATGTLLSPATQAEREKFIPVPGFDGAGYGLGLFNTHGWIGHNGSLPGYESVTMYLPEEDATMVILINTDILHDGFEPSTIIAKAITSVITPDHIYELPAEG from the coding sequence ATGCGCCGTGCCCCCGCCCGCCGACTCGCCACCGCCCTCCTCGCCCTCTCCACCCTGGCCCCGCTGGCGCTTGCCGCGCCCCAGGCCCAGGCCGCCCCACCGGCGGCCGCCGTCTCCACCGCCGACCCGTACGCGGACGACTGCCCGCACGGCTTCGACCCCGAACTCACGGCCCGCCTCGACAAGGCGATCGCGCAGGCCCAACAGGAGGCCAACGTCCCCGGTGTGACGGTCGGTCTGTGGTTTCCCGGCCGGGGCAGCTACATCAGGTCGACCGGGGTGGCCGACACCGCGACCGACGCACCGATGAAGCCCTACCTCAACATGCGGATCGGCAGCGAGACCAAGACCTTCACCGCCACCGCCGTGCTGGAGCTGGTCGACGAGGGACTGGTCAAGCTGGACGACCCGATCTCCGCCTACCTCGACGGGGTCCCCGACGGCGACCACATCACCATCCGTGAAATGGCCGAGATGCGCAGCGGCCTGTTCAGCTACAGCGCCGACCCGGGCTTCGTGCAGGCCTTCCTCAGCGACCCGACCCGGCCGTTCACGCCGCAGGAGCTGTTGGGGTACGCCTTCCGCAACCCGAACGTCTTCCCCCCGGGCACCCAGTTCCAGTACTCCAACACCAACTACATCCTGCTCGGCCTGCTGGTGGAGAAGCTCGGCAGGATGCCGCTCGCCGACTTCATCCAGCAGCACGTCACCGGACCCTCCCACCTGGGCCGCACCTTCCTCCCGCAGGGCGCCGAGTTCCCGAAGCCGCACGCGCACGGCTACACCAACCAGACGCTGACCGGTGAGATCGCCGACACGACGCACTGGAACCCGAGTTGGGGCTGGGCGGCCGGCGCGATGATCTCCGACCTGCACGACCTGCACCACTGGGCCAAGGACGTCGCCACCGGCACCCTGCTCTCCCCGGCCACCCAGGCGGAGCGGGAGAAGTTCATCCCCGTCCCCGGGTTCGACGGCGCGGGGTACGGGCTGGGCCTGTTCAACACCCACGGCTGGATCGGGCACAACGGGTCGCTGCCCGGCTACGAGAGCGTCACGATGTACCTGCCGGAGGAGGACGCCACGATGGTGATCCTGATCAACACCGACATCCTGCACGACGGCTTCGAGCCCAGCACCATCATCGCCAAGGCGATCACCTCCGTCATCACCCCGGACCACATCTACGAGCTGCCGGCCGAGGGCTGA
- a CDS encoding GNAT family N-acetyltransferase, which yields MDVELVATTAEDRPVLANLLQLYLHDFSEFQPIELTAHGTYDYPYLDRFFGDPDREAYLIRVGGRPAGFVLARCDIAGDDGAWNVSEFFVVRGQRGKGVAGAAARLLFQRHPGMWTLSYLQQNAPAARLWPAVVASVAEGPVARVEQLPPAVTEARYRLRFEVAAGSSATEAVSGGRGAAG from the coding sequence ATGGACGTCGAACTTGTTGCCACCACCGCCGAGGACCGGCCCGTGCTGGCGAATCTGCTGCAGCTGTACCTGCACGACTTCTCCGAGTTCCAGCCCATCGAGCTGACCGCGCACGGCACGTACGACTATCCCTACCTGGACCGGTTCTTCGGCGACCCGGACCGCGAGGCGTACCTGATCCGGGTCGGCGGCCGGCCGGCCGGGTTCGTGTTGGCGCGGTGCGATATCGCGGGGGACGACGGCGCCTGGAACGTCAGCGAGTTCTTCGTGGTGCGGGGGCAGCGCGGCAAGGGTGTGGCCGGGGCGGCCGCGCGGCTGCTCTTTCAGCGCCATCCGGGGATGTGGACGCTCTCCTACCTCCAGCAGAACGCGCCGGCGGCCCGGTTGTGGCCGGCGGTGGTCGCCTCGGTGGCCGAGGGGCCGGTGGCGCGGGTCGAGCAGCTGCCGCCGGCGGTGACCGAGGCCAGGTACCGGCTGCGGTTCGAGGTGGCCGCCGGTTCCTCGGCCACCGAGGCCGTGAGCGGTGGGCGAGGAGCGGCGGGATAG
- a CDS encoding putative immunity protein yields the protein MNTVTITDEDRRSLGLWAADCAERVLPLFEAKAPSDSRPREAIEGIRVFARDGKRTRQLRTLAVAALAAAREVGDPAATAAARAAGYAAATPFIHPLATPHQAKHALGPAMYVALARELAAGDDTGVDAEADADADVGDAEIRWAIEHAPPAVRGILRQLPVFSPGRSRLDGFRHQLDAALRR from the coding sequence GTGAACACTGTGACCATCACCGACGAAGACCGCCGGTCGCTCGGACTCTGGGCCGCTGACTGCGCCGAGCGGGTGCTGCCGCTCTTCGAGGCGAAGGCTCCGTCCGACAGCCGCCCGCGCGAGGCGATCGAGGGCATCCGGGTCTTCGCCCGGGACGGGAAGCGGACCCGGCAGCTGCGCACCCTCGCCGTCGCGGCGCTCGCGGCCGCGCGCGAGGTCGGCGATCCGGCTGCCACCGCCGCCGCCCGGGCCGCCGGCTACGCGGCGGCGACCCCCTTCATCCACCCGCTGGCCACCCCGCACCAGGCGAAGCACGCCCTGGGGCCGGCCATGTACGTGGCACTCGCTCGCGAACTCGCGGCGGGCGACGACACCGGCGTCGACGCTGAGGCCGACGCCGACGCCGACGTCGGCGACGCGGAGATCCGCTGGGCGATCGAGCACGCCCCGCCGGCGGTTCGCGGGATCCTGCGGCAGCTGCCGGTGTTCAGCCCTGGCCGCAGCCGCCTGGACGGGTTCCGCCACCAGCTCGACGCAGCCCTGCGCCGCTGA
- a CDS encoding roadblock/LC7 domain-containing protein gives MLKPRPDRHQLALLESTLLAELRVLRQRVPHLAGGLVAGVNGLLLAHDTHGTDPESLAALTATALGVAQRLSDTTGQGGFRESLFRGEHGYIATYAAGPGCVLTLLSHPDVSIGRLHLEARRSAQRLSEVLHGGEPHPPAG, from the coding sequence ATGCTGAAGCCGCGGCCCGACCGGCACCAACTCGCGCTCCTGGAGAGCACCCTGCTCGCCGAGCTGCGCGTGCTGCGCCAGCGCGTGCCGCACCTGGCGGGCGGCCTGGTGGCCGGCGTGAACGGCCTGCTGCTCGCCCACGACACCCACGGCACCGACCCCGAGAGCCTGGCCGCACTGACCGCGACCGCGCTCGGGGTGGCCCAGCGGCTCTCCGACACGACCGGCCAGGGCGGCTTCCGCGAGTCGCTGTTCCGCGGCGAGCACGGCTACATCGCGACCTACGCGGCGGGGCCGGGCTGCGTGCTGACCCTGCTCTCGCACCCCGATGTGAGCATCGGCCGCCTGCACCTGGAGGCACGCCGCTCGGCCCAGCGGCTGAGCGAGGTGCTGCACGGCGGCGAGCCGCACCCCCCTGCCGGCTGA
- a CDS encoding VOC family protein produces MSPQLKLTMITLDCADPLALAAFYQQATGLEPHPKSDADFAALGRADGLFLGFQRVDDYRAPRWPDQSGPQQFHLDFTVEDLAEAEARLLELGAGKPEYQPGEGKWLVLTDPAGHPFCLVRG; encoded by the coding sequence ATGTCCCCGCAGCTGAAGTTGACCATGATCACCCTCGACTGCGCCGACCCGTTGGCGCTGGCGGCGTTCTACCAGCAGGCCACCGGCCTGGAACCGCACCCGAAGTCGGACGCCGACTTCGCCGCTCTCGGCCGTGCGGACGGACTGTTCCTCGGTTTCCAGCGGGTGGACGACTACCGGGCGCCGCGCTGGCCCGACCAGAGCGGTCCCCAGCAGTTCCACCTCGACTTCACGGTCGAGGACCTGGCCGAGGCCGAGGCCCGGCTGCTGGAACTGGGCGCCGGCAAGCCGGAGTACCAGCCAGGGGAGGGGAAGTGGCTGGTCCTCACCGATCCGGCCGGGCACCCGTTCTGCCTGGTGCGGGGCTGA